In one window of Coralliovum pocilloporae DNA:
- a CDS encoding CpaF family protein gives MFGKRGNHNRPAGADVAVPPKPQSQARPVAQRPAAAAKPQTEAKPKQDMTIPMDPGALSEGKEKSEQYYDIKTSIFSALIDSIDLSQLASLDGDTAREEIRDIVNDIIGLKNIVMSIAEQEELLEDICNDILGYGPLEPLLARDDIADIMVNGADDTYIEVDGKVYMTNIRFRDNTQLMNICQRIVSQVGRRVDEASPICDARLPDGSRVNVIAPPLSIDGPALTIRKFKKDKLTLEQLTRFGSISPEGAEILEIVGRVRCNVVVSGGTGSGKTTLLNCLTRYIDADERIITCEDAAELQLQQPHVVRLETRPPNLEGEGQVTMRDLVKNCLRMRPERIIVGEVRGPEAFDLLQAMNTGHDGSMGTLHANSPREALSRMESMITMGGFSLPSRTIREMIAGSVDVIVQAARLRDGSRRITHITEVLGMEGDVITTQDLFVYDIVGDDAGKILGRHRSTGIAHPAFWPRAQYYGEHTRLAAALDSSFAEASDESRVA, from the coding sequence ATGTTCGGTAAGAGAGGAAATCACAACAGGCCGGCTGGTGCTGATGTGGCAGTGCCGCCAAAGCCGCAGTCACAGGCCCGTCCGGTCGCGCAGCGACCTGCTGCGGCTGCAAAGCCTCAGACAGAAGCCAAGCCGAAACAGGACATGACGATCCCTATGGATCCGGGTGCGCTGTCAGAAGGCAAGGAAAAGTCCGAACAGTACTATGACATCAAGACATCGATCTTCTCGGCCCTGATCGATTCCATCGATTTGTCGCAGCTTGCATCTCTTGATGGAGATACTGCCCGAGAAGAAATCCGCGATATCGTCAATGATATCATCGGGTTGAAGAATATCGTCATGTCGATTGCCGAGCAGGAGGAACTGCTCGAAGATATCTGTAATGACATTCTGGGCTATGGTCCGCTCGAGCCCCTTCTGGCTCGCGATGATATCGCTGATATCATGGTCAACGGAGCTGATGACACCTATATCGAGGTGGACGGCAAGGTCTACATGACCAATATCCGCTTCCGCGACAACACGCAGCTGATGAATATCTGTCAGCGGATCGTGAGTCAGGTCGGTCGTCGTGTGGATGAAGCCAGCCCGATCTGTGACGCCCGTCTGCCGGATGGTTCTCGTGTCAACGTTATTGCACCACCCCTGTCTATCGATGGTCCTGCACTGACCATTCGTAAGTTCAAGAAGGACAAGCTCACTCTTGAACAGCTGACACGCTTTGGTTCGATTTCCCCGGAAGGTGCCGAGATCCTTGAGATTGTCGGTCGTGTCCGCTGCAATGTGGTGGTGTCCGGTGGTACAGGTTCCGGTAAGACGACGCTACTGAACTGTCTGACGCGTTACATCGATGCGGACGAACGCATCATCACCTGTGAAGATGCCGCAGAACTTCAACTCCAGCAGCCGCATGTGGTGCGCCTTGAGACGCGCCCGCCCAACCTTGAAGGCGAAGGTCAGGTCACCATGCGGGATCTGGTCAAGAACTGTCTGCGTATGCGCCCTGAACGCATTATCGTTGGCGAGGTGCGTGGCCCTGAGGCATTTGACCTGTTGCAGGCTATGAACACGGGTCACGATGGCTCCATGGGAACCCTGCACGCCAACTCTCCCCGTGAAGCTCTGTCCCGTATGGAATCGATGATTACCATGGGAGGTTTCTCACTTCCTTCCCGTACCATCCGCGAGATGATTGCCGGTTCAGTGGATGTGATTGTGCAGGCCGCACGCCTCAGAGACGGATCGCGTCGGATCACACATATTACGGAAGTTCTGGGTATGGAAGGCGATGTGATCACCACCCAGGACCTGTTTGTCTACGATATTGTTGGTGATGATGCCGGCAAGATTCTCGGTCGCCACAGGTCAACCGGTATTGCCCATCCGGCTTTCTGGCCGCGCGCCCAGTACTATGGTGAGCATACCCGCCTGGCGGCCGCTCTCGACAGCTCTTTTGCTGAAGCAAGCGATGAGTCTCGTGTTGCGTAA
- a CDS encoding type II secretion system F family protein: protein MDSPVLFAIALALLVMFSIGGVAYAILYPMLAREARKEKRMGRISSRADLSVGQREAARDRSRRRKSIEDTLKEAEEKQKAKNQAGKISLKAKIKQAGLSLEITHFWLASGASGLLAALVALVFAGSPLIALCGGLIGGCLPLWVITYIRKKRLAKFVLEFPNAIDVIVRGVKAGLPLGECIILISKEAPEPVRTEFKAVVEAQSIGASVSEAIQQLPKRIPVPEANFFAIAITIQQQAGGNLAEALSNLSTVLRSRKALRQKADAMSMEAKASGAIIGSMPPAVMFLVYITSPDYVTILFDTESGNLVLAFALGWMCVGIGVMKKMINFNI from the coding sequence ATGGATTCTCCTGTGTTGTTTGCGATCGCTCTTGCATTGCTGGTGATGTTCTCGATTGGAGGCGTTGCCTATGCGATTCTCTATCCAATGCTGGCTCGGGAAGCGCGTAAGGAAAAGCGCATGGGCCGGATCAGTTCGAGGGCGGACCTGTCCGTTGGGCAGCGTGAAGCTGCGCGCGATCGTTCCCGTCGTCGCAAATCCATTGAAGATACGCTGAAGGAAGCAGAAGAAAAGCAGAAAGCCAAGAACCAGGCTGGCAAGATTTCGCTGAAAGCCAAGATCAAGCAGGCGGGGCTTTCCTTGGAGATTACACATTTCTGGCTGGCAAGTGGCGCAAGCGGGCTGCTTGCTGCCCTTGTGGCCCTGGTCTTTGCGGGAAGTCCTCTTATTGCTCTTTGTGGTGGCCTGATTGGGGGGTGTCTCCCACTTTGGGTTATTACCTATATCCGCAAGAAGCGTCTCGCAAAGTTTGTTCTTGAATTTCCCAATGCAATTGATGTGATCGTTCGTGGTGTGAAGGCTGGCCTGCCATTGGGCGAGTGTATTATCCTGATTTCAAAGGAAGCGCCGGAGCCCGTTCGCACCGAATTCAAGGCCGTTGTGGAAGCTCAGTCCATTGGGGCGTCTGTATCCGAAGCGATTCAGCAATTGCCGAAACGTATTCCGGTGCCGGAGGCCAACTTCTTTGCCATTGCAATCACCATCCAGCAGCAGGCTGGTGGTAACCTTGCCGAGGCCCTGTCGAACCTGTCTACCGTGTTGCGTAGCCGAAAGGCTCTGCGTCAGAAAGCTGACGCCATGAGTATGGAGGCAAAGGCATCAGGGGCAATCATTGGATCCATGCCACCTGCTGTCATGTTTCTGGTGTACATCACCAGTCCCGATTACGTGACTATTCTGTTTGATACAGAAAGCGGCAATCTTGTTCTTGCCTTTGCGCTTGGCTGGATGTGTGTCGGGATCGGCGTCATGAAAAAAATGATCAACTTTAATATCTAG